A window of the Comamonas sp. Y33R10-2 genome harbors these coding sequences:
- the corA gene encoding magnesium/cobalt transporter CorA, translating to MLNIFTLAHGRLVQEEIESLADLERFRPIWVDLESPTVEEKRWIKQHYGLSIPEDATDDDIEESARFYEEDNGDLHIRSDFLLDDDEDPRSVRVAYILNQHNTELKSYGVLFSIHDEDIPVFRLLRLRARRAPGLIENAKDVLLKLFDADAEYSADTLEGIYDDLKKVSAQVLAGDMTDVRAQEVLSDIAHQEDLNGRIRRNMLDTRRAVSFMMRSKMLNSDQFEDARQILRDIESLDSHTAFLFDKINFLMDATVGFLNINQNKIIKLFSVASVALLPPTLVASVYGMNFKFMPELDWAYGYPYVLGLMVLSAVVPMLYFRKRGWLA from the coding sequence ATGCTCAACATCTTTACGCTAGCCCATGGTCGACTCGTTCAAGAAGAAATCGAGTCCTTGGCCGACCTCGAACGCTTTCGCCCAATCTGGGTCGATCTGGAATCACCCACCGTCGAAGAAAAGCGCTGGATCAAGCAGCACTACGGCTTGTCCATTCCCGAAGATGCGACCGATGACGACATCGAAGAGTCCGCACGCTTTTACGAAGAAGACAACGGCGACCTGCACATTCGCAGCGACTTCTTGCTCGATGACGATGAAGACCCCCGTAGCGTGCGCGTGGCCTACATCCTGAACCAGCACAACACCGAGCTGAAGTCCTATGGTGTGCTGTTTTCCATTCATGACGAAGACATTCCAGTCTTTCGCCTACTGCGCCTTCGCGCACGCCGCGCTCCCGGCCTGATCGAGAACGCCAAAGACGTGCTGCTCAAGTTGTTCGACGCGGATGCAGAATACAGCGCCGATACGCTCGAAGGCATTTACGACGACCTGAAAAAAGTCAGCGCCCAAGTGCTGGCCGGCGACATGACCGACGTGCGCGCGCAAGAAGTGCTGTCTGACATTGCCCACCAAGAAGATTTAAACGGCCGTATTCGCCGCAACATGCTGGACACGCGCCGCGCGGTGAGCTTCATGATGCGCTCCAAGATGCTCAACTCTGACCAGTTTGAGGACGCTCGCCAAATCCTGCGCGACATTGAATCGCTAGACAGCCACACCGCCTTTTTGTTCGACAAGATCAACTTCTTGATGGACGCCACGGTCGGTTTCTTGAACATTAACCAAAACAAGATCATCAAGCTGTTTTCGGTGGCTAGCGTGGCCCTGTTGCCACCTACCTTGGTCGCGAGCGTGTACGGCATGAACTTCAAATTTATGCCCGAGCTGGACTGGGCCTATGGCTACCCCTATGTGCTCGGCTTGATGGTTCTCAGCGCCGTCGTGCCTATGCTGTACTTTCGCAAGCGCGGCTGGTTGGCTTGA
- a CDS encoding phosphatase PAP2 family protein translates to MFFFDLFLFALINADAQTPLFSIQLARVLSAWTPNISAALVLLALLFGSPAVRRTMLMLLLSMATAWAITRLIRWGFPAPRPFQLEMGTLWVQHGGRASFPSQHASGAFALAMALALGVTRHRKALVVLGFAAAIGICWSRVHLGVHFPSDVIAGALVGSIGAVIVWNATFWLRRRRYLRAVPHIKKLRLRLRTQ, encoded by the coding sequence ATGTTCTTCTTCGATCTTTTTCTGTTCGCACTCATTAACGCTGACGCTCAGACACCCTTGTTCAGCATCCAGCTCGCCCGCGTGCTCTCAGCCTGGACACCGAATATCAGCGCCGCCCTCGTGCTCCTTGCCCTGCTGTTTGGATCGCCAGCCGTGCGCCGCACCATGCTGATGCTGCTGCTGTCCATGGCAACGGCTTGGGCGATCACAAGACTGATTCGCTGGGGCTTTCCTGCGCCACGCCCGTTTCAACTCGAGATGGGCACGCTATGGGTTCAGCATGGCGGGCGCGCTAGCTTTCCAAGCCAGCACGCCAGCGGTGCATTTGCTTTGGCCATGGCGCTGGCCTTGGGCGTTACGCGCCACCGCAAAGCACTGGTGGTACTGGGTTTTGCAGCAGCCATTGGTATCTGCTGGAGCCGTGTCCACCTTGGCGTGCACTTCCCCTCGGATGTCATTGCAGGGGCCTTGGTCGGCAGCATTGGCGCTGTGATCGTCTGGAATGCGACCTTCTGGCTGCGCCGCAGGCGCTATCTGCGTGCAGTGCCGCACATTAAAAAATTGCGCCTTCGCCTGCGAACTCAATAA
- a CDS encoding uracil-DNA glycosylase family protein, with amino-acid sequence MALNLDTRQRAMLEAMGITVWLPEAVETAVALQTSAAIAGTELRAAEPAPVMRATIATPVAAPAAVPMPAPASVAPAPQSATPAPVAEPAPARAPSATPTPARPPAPILSSHPREPHRFVQQPAAGPAGEPGLGWTISPAQLVYPHAPQHVQASEQGGWLILLEPAANPPLISPAQKPTADSAQTALQGDAARLLDNMLRALKLQEKPRVFSAALHRAPPDADLSHAQPLQPALETLLRELRPECVLVLGLASARAVLGRHDALGRLRSEPHRIAGVPTIVTYDPNYLLRAPQAKAGAWADLVQASAFTKPV; translated from the coding sequence ATGGCCCTGAACCTAGACACCCGCCAGCGGGCCATGCTCGAAGCGATGGGCATCACCGTCTGGCTGCCCGAAGCTGTAGAAACCGCTGTGGCGCTGCAGACCAGTGCGGCCATTGCGGGCACCGAGCTGCGGGCGGCAGAGCCTGCGCCTGTGATGCGAGCAACTATTGCTACACCTGTTGCTGCGCCTGCCGCCGTGCCCATGCCTGCCCCTGCGTCGGTTGCACCTGCGCCGCAATCAGCAACGCCAGCGCCTGTTGCCGAGCCTGCCCCGGCCCGCGCCCCTTCTGCGACGCCCACGCCTGCAAGGCCACCAGCCCCCATCCTCTCCAGCCACCCCCGCGAGCCGCATCGCTTTGTGCAGCAGCCCGCCGCAGGCCCGGCTGGCGAGCCCGGTTTAGGCTGGACCATCAGCCCCGCGCAACTGGTCTACCCGCACGCACCGCAGCATGTGCAGGCCAGCGAGCAAGGCGGCTGGTTGATTTTGCTCGAGCCTGCGGCCAACCCGCCCCTAATCAGCCCGGCGCAAAAGCCCACGGCCGATAGCGCCCAGACCGCGCTGCAAGGCGATGCGGCCCGCCTGCTGGACAACATGCTGCGGGCCCTCAAACTGCAGGAAAAGCCGCGCGTCTTCAGCGCCGCCCTGCACCGTGCACCGCCCGATGCCGATCTGAGCCACGCCCAGCCACTGCAACCCGCGCTTGAAACCCTGCTGCGCGAGCTGCGCCCTGAGTGCGTGCTGGTGCTAGGCCTTGCCAGCGCCCGCGCCGTGCTGGGCCGCCACGATGCGCTGGGCCGCTTGCGCTCTGAGCCGCACCGCATTGCGGGCGTGCCCACTATCGTCACCTACGACCCCAATTACCTGCTGAGGGCACCGCAGGCCAAAGCCGGCGCTTGGGCTGATTTGGTGCAGGCCAGCGCTTTTACAAAGCCGGTGTGA
- a CDS encoding response regulator transcription factor, producing MRILVVEDNEGIAAGLRSNLMQRGYAVDVCATVAQAWGALTAERFDAVLLDLGLPDGDGSEVVRRLRAQIARPGLSPLSQLKPLPDPSTPVLILTARDQVQDRVAGLNLGADDYLVKPFDMDELEARLRAMMRRAAGQASPVIRYADLEVDPAAHIIRKAGQKVEISPREFAVLWALLLARGRVLSRPQIEEHLYSWGDQVESNAVEVYVHHLRKKLGQKIIVTMRGVGYFMPQEQE from the coding sequence ATGCGAATTTTGGTGGTTGAAGACAATGAAGGCATTGCCGCAGGCTTGCGCAGCAATTTGATGCAGCGCGGCTATGCGGTGGATGTGTGTGCAACGGTGGCACAGGCGTGGGGGGCGCTGACGGCAGAGCGTTTTGATGCCGTGCTGCTGGACTTGGGCCTGCCCGATGGTGATGGCAGTGAGGTGGTGCGCCGCCTGCGCGCGCAGATTGCACGGCCCGGCTTGTCGCCATTGTCGCAATTGAAGCCACTACCAGATCCCTCTACGCCGGTGCTGATTTTGACCGCGCGCGATCAGGTGCAAGACCGGGTAGCGGGGCTCAATTTGGGAGCCGATGACTATCTTGTCAAACCCTTTGACATGGATGAGCTTGAAGCGCGTTTGCGCGCCATGATGCGACGCGCTGCGGGGCAGGCGTCGCCCGTGATTCGTTATGCCGATTTGGAGGTTGACCCGGCGGCACACATCATCCGAAAAGCCGGGCAGAAGGTAGAGATTTCACCGCGTGAATTTGCCGTACTCTGGGCCTTGCTTTTAGCGCGAGGTCGCGTGCTTTCGCGTCCACAAATTGAGGAGCACCTCTACAGCTGGGGCGATCAAGTAGAGAGCAATGCGGTTGAGGTTTATGTCCACCACCTGCGCAAAAAACTGGGCCAGAAAATCATTGTGACCATGCGCGGCGTGGGCTACTTCATGCCGCAGGAGCAAGAGTGA
- the fba gene encoding class II fructose-bisphosphate aldolase (catalyzes the reversible aldol condensation of dihydroxyacetonephosphate and glyceraldehyde 3-phosphate in the Calvin cycle, glycolysis, and/or gluconeogenesis), translating to MSLISMREMLDHAAENGYGIPAFNVNNLEQVQAVMSAADEVGAPVILQASAGARKYAGEPFIKHLIQAAAEMYPHIPLVMHQDHGTTPDICQGALNLGFGSVMMDGSLMGDGKTPSSFEYNVDVTKQVVAMAHAIGATVEGELGCLGNLETGEAGEEDGVGAVGKLDHSQMLTDPEEAAVFVRETQLDALAIAIGTSHGAYKFSRPPTGDILSIQRVKEIHARIPNTHLVMHGSSSVPQELLAIINQYGGSMKETYGVPVSEIQEAIKYGVRKVNIDTDIRLAMTAAVRKFLFENPDKFDAREWLKPAREAAKQICKARYIEFGCEGQGAKIKGYTLEQMAKKYAAGDLAQLVK from the coding sequence ATGTCTTTGATCTCGATGCGCGAAATGTTGGACCATGCTGCTGAAAACGGCTATGGCATCCCCGCCTTCAACGTGAACAACCTGGAACAAGTCCAGGCCGTGATGTCGGCGGCTGACGAAGTCGGCGCGCCCGTGATCTTGCAAGCCAGCGCTGGTGCCCGCAAGTACGCCGGTGAGCCCTTCATCAAGCACCTGATTCAAGCCGCTGCTGAGATGTACCCCCACATCCCCTTGGTCATGCACCAAGATCACGGCACCACCCCTGACATCTGCCAAGGCGCGCTGAACCTGGGCTTTGGCTCGGTGATGATGGACGGCTCCTTGATGGGTGACGGCAAGACTCCTTCGTCCTTCGAATACAACGTTGACGTGACCAAGCAAGTGGTAGCCATGGCCCACGCTATTGGCGCCACGGTCGAAGGTGAGCTGGGTTGCCTGGGCAATCTGGAAACTGGCGAAGCCGGTGAAGAAGACGGCGTGGGCGCTGTCGGCAAGCTCGACCACAGCCAGATGCTGACGGACCCTGAAGAAGCAGCCGTGTTTGTGCGCGAAACCCAACTGGACGCTTTGGCCATCGCCATCGGTACCAGCCACGGTGCGTACAAGTTCAGCCGCCCCCCTACAGGCGACATTCTGTCCATTCAGCGCGTCAAGGAAATCCACGCCCGCATCCCCAACACACACTTGGTAATGCACGGATCTTCCTCCGTGCCCCAAGAGCTGCTGGCCATCATCAACCAGTACGGCGGCAGCATGAAGGAAACTTACGGCGTGCCCGTGTCGGAAATCCAAGAAGCCATCAAGTACGGCGTGCGCAAGGTCAATATCGACACTGACATCCGCTTGGCCATGACGGCTGCTGTGCGCAAGTTCTTGTTCGAAAACCCCGACAAGTTTGACGCCCGCGAATGGCTCAAGCCTGCCCGCGAAGCCGCCAAGCAAATCTGCAAGGCTCGCTACATCGAGTTCGGTTGCGAAGGTCAGGGCGCCAAGATCAAGGGCTACACCCTGGAGCAAATGGCCAAGAAGTACGCGGCTGGTGATCTGGCTCAGTTGGTGAAGTAA
- the tsaB gene encoding tRNA (adenosine(37)-N6)-threonylcarbamoyltransferase complex dimerization subunit type 1 TsaB — protein MNLLAIDTSTDTLFVAVQHGDAIWQHSGPGAQQSSAQLLPAIRQLLKDANLSFKQLDAIAFGRGPGSFTGLRTACAITQGLAFAAKVPVLPIDSLLTVAEEARHLHGCTEVEAVLDARMNEVYHASFRYVDGQWIEPEDFGLSAPEALAVAADMTVAGNAQLIYPELLAPAARHVRAMPTATAMLRLAPALLAKGCAVPAHEALPRYIRDKVAKTTAEREAEKAAIAAAETAAALVATPTDNAAQA, from the coding sequence ATGAATCTTCTCGCCATCGACACCAGTACCGATACCTTGTTTGTTGCCGTCCAGCATGGTGATGCCATCTGGCAGCACAGCGGGCCGGGTGCGCAGCAGTCATCGGCTCAGTTGCTGCCTGCTATTCGTCAGTTGCTCAAGGATGCGAACCTCAGCTTCAAGCAGCTCGACGCCATCGCCTTTGGCCGTGGCCCCGGCTCCTTCACGGGTCTGCGCACCGCCTGCGCCATCACCCAAGGTCTGGCCTTTGCTGCCAAGGTGCCGGTGTTGCCCATTGATTCGCTGCTGACCGTGGCCGAAGAAGCCCGCCACCTGCATGGCTGCACCGAGGTTGAGGCCGTGCTGGATGCGCGCATGAACGAGGTTTATCACGCATCGTTTCGTTATGTCGATGGTCAGTGGATTGAGCCCGAAGACTTTGGCCTCAGCGCGCCCGAGGCGCTGGCGGTAGCAGCCGACATGACCGTGGCAGGCAACGCCCAGCTCATTTATCCCGAGCTGCTGGCACCCGCTGCCCGCCATGTGCGCGCCATGCCCACCGCCACCGCCATGCTGCGACTGGCCCCGGCGCTGTTGGCAAAAGGCTGCGCCGTGCCCGCCCACGAAGCACTGCCCCGCTACATCCGCGATAAAGTGGCAAAAACCACGGCAGAGCGCGAGGCAGAAAAAGCCGCCATTGCCGCCGCCGAGACAGCTGCGGCATTAGTAGCCACCCCCACCGACAACGCCGCTCAAGCGTAA
- a CDS encoding long-chain-fatty-acid--CoA ligase encodes MSDRPWLSAYPQGVPADIDPSQYPSLVALMEEAFSKHSSKVAYSFMGKELSFAEVDAQSKAFAAYLQSLGLQRGDRVALMMPNIPQYPVAVAAVLRAGFVVVNVNPLYTPRELEHQLKDSGAKAIVIIENFAKTLQDGMHGSVIEHIVLCAMGDELSFLKGMLVNYVVRSVKKLVPAFSLPGAVRFNDALAKGRSASFSAPVLKADDIALLQYTGGTTGVSKGAVLLHKNIIANVLQSEAWNQPAMKKVPAGEQPTSICALPLYHIFAFTVNMMLGMRTGGKTVLIPNPRDLKATLKELSQHRFHSFPAVNTLFNGLANHPDFSTVDWSHLKVSVGGGMAMQSAVAELWLKKTGCPICEGYGLSETSPSVTCNPVTATTYSGSIGVPLPSTYVKLVGADGQDVTQLGQPGEVAVLGPQVMAGYWLRPDETAKSMTADGYFLTGDIGTMDERGFVKIVDRKKDMVIVSGFNVYPNEVEDVVSNCPGVLECAVVGVPDEHTGEAVKLVIVKKDPNLTEQTVRDYCHENLTGYKRPRHIIFRTELPKTPVGKILRRELRDA; translated from the coding sequence ATGAGTGACCGTCCTTGGCTGAGTGCATATCCGCAGGGTGTTCCTGCAGACATTGATCCGTCCCAATACCCATCGCTGGTTGCCTTGATGGAGGAGGCATTTAGCAAGCACTCCAGCAAAGTCGCTTACTCCTTTATGGGCAAAGAGCTGAGCTTTGCCGAGGTCGATGCGCAGAGCAAGGCCTTTGCCGCCTATCTGCAAAGTTTGGGCCTTCAGCGCGGCGATCGCGTGGCGCTGATGATGCCCAATATTCCCCAGTACCCGGTCGCCGTGGCCGCCGTGCTGCGCGCCGGTTTTGTCGTGGTGAACGTCAACCCGCTCTATACCCCGCGTGAGCTGGAGCACCAGCTCAAAGACTCGGGTGCCAAAGCCATCGTCATCATTGAAAATTTTGCCAAAACGCTGCAAGACGGCATGCATGGCAGCGTCATTGAACACATTGTTTTGTGCGCCATGGGCGATGAGCTGAGCTTTCTCAAAGGCATGCTGGTCAACTACGTGGTGCGCTCCGTCAAAAAGTTGGTGCCCGCCTTTAGCTTGCCCGGTGCTGTGCGCTTTAACGATGCGCTAGCCAAGGGGCGCAGTGCGAGCTTTTCTGCGCCGGTGCTCAAGGCCGATGATATTGCCCTGCTGCAGTACACAGGCGGCACCACGGGCGTGAGCAAGGGCGCGGTGCTGCTGCACAAAAACATCATCGCCAACGTGCTGCAGTCTGAGGCGTGGAATCAACCCGCAATGAAGAAGGTGCCAGCAGGTGAGCAGCCCACCAGCATCTGCGCGTTGCCGCTGTATCACATCTTCGCGTTTACGGTGAACATGATGCTGGGCATGCGCACGGGCGGAAAAACCGTACTCATCCCTAACCCGCGTGACCTCAAAGCTACGCTCAAAGAGCTGTCGCAGCACCGCTTTCATAGCTTTCCCGCTGTGAACACCTTGTTCAACGGGCTGGCCAATCATCCTGACTTCAGCACGGTGGACTGGAGTCATCTCAAGGTCTCGGTAGGCGGCGGTATGGCCATGCAAAGCGCAGTAGCCGAGCTGTGGTTGAAGAAGACGGGTTGCCCTATCTGCGAAGGTTATGGACTTTCGGAAACCAGCCCATCAGTCACTTGCAACCCAGTAACGGCGACGACCTACTCGGGCTCGATTGGCGTGCCCTTGCCAAGCACTTACGTCAAGCTAGTGGGTGCGGATGGGCAAGACGTGACGCAGCTGGGTCAGCCCGGTGAAGTTGCAGTGCTGGGCCCGCAAGTCATGGCCGGTTACTGGCTGCGCCCTGATGAAACTGCCAAGAGCATGACGGCCGATGGCTACTTTTTGACCGGAGACATCGGCACCATGGACGAGCGTGGCTTTGTGAAGATCGTGGACCGCAAAAAGGACATGGTCATCGTCAGTGGCTTTAATGTCTACCCCAACGAGGTGGAGGATGTCGTCTCCAACTGCCCCGGCGTGCTGGAGTGCGCTGTGGTGGGCGTGCCCGATGAGCACACCGGTGAAGCGGTGAAGCTGGTCATCGTCAAAAAAGACCCGAATTTGACTGAGCAGACCGTGCGCGATTATTGCCATGAGAACCTGACTGGCTACAAGCGCCCGCGTCACATTATTTTCCGCACTGAGCTGCCCAAGACACCCGTAGGCAAAATCTTGCGCCGCGAACTGCGCGATGCCTGA
- a CDS encoding histidine kinase dimerization/phospho-acceptor domain-containing protein has protein sequence MSTAEQGGKRRSSLQLTLLAWVLAALALVWGSFVVWGYQTGVTEADELTDGHLASVASLTLNWHVQGDVPVGETTAVQPLPGLHAHDYQESLSVVLWNDKGVLISRTGKAPLPAFDLEQGFATIDTDSQHSWRSFTQWSQDKKAKVTVMISLAERDSLADDIAVQMIEPGFWLLPIIVIALGVAVRRGMRPLNQVTQRVQALDLSRAQRVSDANVPQELSPMVSAINTLLDRQQEALERERNLANEVAHELRTPLASIALQAQALKSDSQAGTSMDHAAMQAALQRIGQDALHAGHVLDQLLTLARAGRGMLDAPLQSVNWADTARNVAAAQAQIAWQREDSLAVDAPACVTVRGNPLLLDSALRNLVENAVRHTPTGTQIEVQVGCDEFLGLAWVQVCDDGRRDVALAHVPPVDSLHLGHEIVSRVMQAHGGRFMQTDAPQGFTTCYRMEIPSAG, from the coding sequence GTGAGCACCGCAGAGCAGGGCGGCAAACGCCGCAGCTCTTTGCAGCTGACGCTGCTGGCTTGGGTGCTGGCGGCGCTGGCGCTGGTTTGGGGCAGCTTTGTGGTTTGGGGTTATCAGACCGGGGTGACGGAGGCTGATGAGCTGACAGACGGGCACTTGGCCAGTGTGGCATCGCTGACGTTGAATTGGCATGTGCAGGGCGATGTACCCGTGGGCGAGACCACCGCCGTGCAGCCCCTGCCAGGCCTGCATGCTCACGATTATCAAGAGTCGCTGAGCGTGGTGCTCTGGAACGACAAGGGCGTGTTGATCTCGCGTACCGGTAAAGCGCCGTTGCCAGCGTTTGATCTGGAGCAGGGCTTTGCCACCATTGACACTGACTCTCAGCATTCTTGGCGCAGCTTTACCCAGTGGAGCCAAGATAAAAAGGCCAAAGTCACAGTCATGATTTCGCTGGCCGAGCGCGATAGTCTGGCCGACGATATCGCCGTGCAGATGATTGAGCCGGGCTTTTGGCTGCTGCCCATCATCGTGATTGCGCTAGGCGTGGCCGTGCGCCGGGGTATGCGACCCTTGAACCAAGTCACGCAGCGTGTTCAGGCGCTGGATTTGAGCCGCGCTCAGCGCGTCTCAGATGCCAACGTGCCGCAGGAACTCTCGCCCATGGTCAGCGCCATCAATACCTTGCTAGATCGCCAGCAAGAGGCGCTGGAGCGCGAGCGTAATCTGGCCAATGAAGTGGCGCATGAGCTGCGCACGCCGCTGGCCTCCATCGCGCTGCAGGCGCAGGCTCTTAAGTCTGACTCGCAGGCCGGTACATCGATGGATCACGCCGCCATGCAAGCCGCTTTGCAGCGCATTGGGCAAGATGCCTTGCATGCCGGTCATGTGCTCGACCAGCTACTCACCTTGGCCAGAGCCGGGCGCGGCATGTTGGATGCGCCTTTGCAGAGCGTGAACTGGGCTGATACAGCTCGTAATGTCGCCGCCGCGCAAGCCCAGATTGCTTGGCAGCGCGAAGACTCGTTGGCGGTCGATGCGCCGGCTTGCGTCACGGTGCGGGGCAACCCGCTGCTGCTGGATAGCGCTTTGCGTAATTTGGTGGAAAACGCCGTGCGCCATACGCCAACGGGCACGCAAATTGAGGTGCAGGTCGGCTGTGATGAGTTTTTGGGTTTGGCATGGGTACAGGTCTGCGATGACGGGCGGCGTGATGTGGCTTTAGCCCATGTGCCGCCTGTAGACAGCTTGCACTTGGGCCATGAAATCGTCAGCCGTGTCATGCAAGCCCATGGTGGGCGGTTTATGCAGACAGATGCTCCTCAAGGCTTCACAACCTGCTACCGGATGGAAATCCCGTCTGCCGGTTAA
- the rimI gene encoding ribosomal protein S18-alanine N-acetyltransferase, with product MTSPSSSISPQTGSGMDEAASLVHFEPLSALWLDILLPIEEQAYPHPWSRGNFQDAMVAGNEIQLLVDHKHQLLGYFAAMSVLDEVHLLNITVNPAYQRQGWARVLLDALALWARQKNAQWIWLEVRESNERAREVYVKHGFTEVGLRKNYYPNPNGPRENAVLMSLKLWP from the coding sequence ATGACATCCCCCAGCAGCTCCATATCGCCCCAAACCGGCTCCGGCATGGATGAAGCAGCATCTTTGGTGCATTTCGAGCCGCTGTCGGCACTGTGGTTAGACATATTGCTCCCGATTGAGGAGCAAGCCTATCCCCACCCTTGGTCGCGCGGCAACTTTCAAGATGCCATGGTGGCCGGCAATGAGATTCAGCTGCTGGTCGATCACAAGCACCAGCTGCTGGGCTACTTTGCCGCTATGTCCGTGCTCGATGAGGTGCATTTGCTCAACATCACCGTCAACCCGGCCTATCAGCGCCAAGGCTGGGCGCGCGTGCTGCTGGATGCGCTGGCCCTGTGGGCGCGGCAAAAAAATGCGCAGTGGATCTGGCTGGAAGTGCGCGAAAGCAATGAACGCGCCCGCGAGGTCTATGTCAAGCACGGCTTTACTGAAGTGGGCCTGCGCAAAAACTACTATCCCAACCCCAACGGCCCGCGTGAAAACGCTGTGCTCATGAGTCTGAAACTATGGCCCTGA
- a CDS encoding 5'-methylthioadenosine/adenosylhomocysteine nucleosidase, whose protein sequence is MPIAILSALAEEQNGLVHLLENAQQIRHAGRNFCRGKLHGQEVICALSGIGKVAAATTAAALIERFGAKAIVFTGVAGGLGDAVHVGHVVVARQYVQHDMDASPLFPRFEVPGYGRVVFDCDTALTNALLQAVQACVQQQAGRWTAELGLGAPQVHEGLIVSGDRFVSGSEEVAQLCQGLQRAGLQPLAVEMEGAAIAQVCADYGLPFAAMRSISDKADDAAHVDFPLFVQSIASRYAQAVIEELCKRL, encoded by the coding sequence ATGCCGATAGCCATACTCAGCGCGCTTGCCGAAGAACAGAACGGTCTCGTTCACCTGCTAGAAAACGCGCAACAAATCCGGCACGCGGGTCGCAACTTCTGCCGCGGCAAGCTGCATGGCCAAGAGGTGATCTGCGCGCTGTCTGGCATTGGCAAAGTGGCAGCAGCCACCACGGCTGCGGCATTGATCGAGCGCTTTGGCGCCAAAGCCATTGTCTTTACCGGCGTAGCAGGTGGCTTGGGCGACGCCGTACATGTGGGCCATGTGGTGGTGGCCCGTCAGTATGTGCAGCACGATATGGATGCATCGCCGCTGTTCCCCCGCTTTGAGGTGCCCGGCTATGGCCGCGTTGTATTTGACTGCGATACAGCGCTGACTAACGCCTTGCTGCAGGCCGTACAGGCGTGCGTGCAGCAGCAGGCAGGTAGATGGACTGCAGAGCTAGGCTTGGGTGCGCCGCAGGTGCATGAGGGCTTGATCGTCAGCGGTGACCGCTTCGTCTCTGGCAGCGAGGAAGTGGCGCAGCTGTGCCAAGGCTTGCAGCGAGCTGGTTTGCAGCCTTTGGCAGTTGAGATGGAAGGCGCTGCCATTGCCCAAGTCTGCGCAGATTACGGCTTGCCATTCGCTGCCATGCGCAGCATCTCGGACAAGGCCGATGACGCGGCGCATGTGGACTTTCCACTGTTCGTGCAAAGCATCGCCAGCCGCTATGCGCAGGCCGTGATTGAAGAGCTGTGCAAGCGCCTTTAA
- a CDS encoding phosphatase PAP2 family protein: MHMPSASHLRQTPQAASTTQLLSWTLIALACVIIWDISGLDLAMARWFGTSHGFALQNDWFMVNIAHEGARKLAWAIVLGLSLMIWWPRGILRQLPYPRRIQLVIASLVSLAIMAVMKRISATSCPWDLSEFGGLGHYVSHWAWGITDGGGGHCFPAGHASAGFAFISGYFALRHNLPRVARLWLGASVVAGFALGLAQQMRGAHFMSHTLWTAWLCWTSCWVCDLAVTRYLARQTRNAGAAPHAAYPAD, encoded by the coding sequence ATGCATATGCCCTCAGCCTCACACCTTCGCCAAACACCTCAAGCGGCATCCACCACACAGCTGCTGAGCTGGACTCTCATCGCCTTAGCCTGCGTCATTATTTGGGACATAAGCGGGCTAGATTTGGCCATGGCACGCTGGTTTGGCACTAGTCACGGCTTTGCGCTGCAAAACGACTGGTTTATGGTCAATATCGCCCATGAAGGCGCGCGCAAGCTGGCATGGGCCATTGTGCTGGGGCTCAGTCTGATGATTTGGTGGCCACGGGGAATCCTTAGGCAACTGCCTTATCCGCGTCGCATACAGCTGGTAATAGCTTCTTTGGTGTCTCTGGCCATCATGGCCGTTATGAAGCGCATCAGCGCAACGAGTTGCCCTTGGGACTTGAGTGAATTTGGAGGCCTAGGCCACTATGTTTCGCACTGGGCATGGGGGATCACTGATGGCGGTGGCGGACACTGCTTTCCTGCCGGTCATGCCTCCGCAGGTTTTGCCTTTATCAGCGGCTACTTTGCCCTACGCCACAACCTGCCGCGAGTTGCGCGCCTATGGCTTGGCGCTTCTGTGGTGGCAGGTTTTGCGCTGGGCCTAGCCCAGCAAATGCGCGGCGCCCACTTCATGAGCCATACGTTGTGGACTGCATGGCTGTGCTGGACAAGCTGCTGGGTCTGCGATCTGGCAGTGACGCGTTACCTCGCACGCCAGACGCGCAACGCAGGCGCTGCACCCCACGCCGCCTACCCTGCCGACTGA